The Meriones unguiculatus strain TT.TT164.6M chromosome 1, Bangor_MerUng_6.1, whole genome shotgun sequence genome has a segment encoding these proteins:
- the Rps27 gene encoding small ribosomal subunit protein eS27: MPLAKDLLHPSPEEEKRKHKKKRLVQSPNSYFMDVKCPGCYKITTVFSHAQTVVLCVGCSTVLCQPTGGKARLTEGCSFRRKQH, translated from the exons ATGCCT CTCGCAAAGGATCTCCTTCATCCCTCtccagaagaggagaagaggaaacacaagaaaaagcgCCTGGTGCAGAGCCCCAATTCCTACTTTATGGATGTGAAATGCCCAG gatgCTATAAAATCACCACGGTCTTTAGCCATGCACAAACGGTAGTATTGTGTGTTGGCTGCTCCACTGTTCTCTGTCAGCCTACTGGCGGAAAAGCAAGGCTGACAGAAG GATGCTCCTTCAGGAGGAAGCAGCACTGA